cgaagttgttaagaattcgtagtggtatttttttccagtgacacgacaacttttgggttgacgccaatttcttaaaaagcaaccaaatttaatgaaacttcaaactgaaacagctctaggactcttatttatgataatatacagccagtgtttataaactacttttagatacttattttagaggaattatgtttttttgtcccattactggttccacgtccattatagggtatactactatatagaTCTATATTAGGGCCAGGCCGATACAGGTGAACTGCAGTCTAGAATTTCCTGCTGCAACTTATAATTGCCTACTGAACCTAGTTGGCCCGCAATTAGGAAACTTAATAATATACTTTACCATTAAAAATGGCAATTTTATGCCTTTGACAACCGCATATATTTCAGGAAGAGcagaataagtaggtacctagtacttaACACAAAATGTAGCTTAGGTATAGCATACCTAAGCTTTTATAACTAAGACTAAAATACTTGTACCTATTAGATATAGCGCGACGCGAGTGCGCTAAGCGCATTAGCAAGAACAGGcttcaaactttaaaaaatcttaATATGATTTGATATTAACGCGCACCTAAATACAACCCACAAAGCGATATATACCTACGTTATTGCTATTTTATTCAAGTTgaatttttaagttttaatacAGCTTCAATGTTATCTAACTGCACATTTTGAAGTAAAACCTGCTCTTAGTTACACAACAAACGTGCAAGCTTACCATCAATAATAGCCCTTAGTTAACCAATCAACTATCAGTCACCGACCTATCGCCGAGGCGAGTACCAAACGCTTTGTTGATTACTCTCCTTTGTTTCAACACCTTTGCCAGCTCCCATTTCCTACTTTCAAAATTAGTTACCGGCTCTCTACTGTTTCACGCTCCTGCATTAGGTACTCGCCCCTTTGGAGAATGCTTCGTTATGAGGAGAGGTAATTTCATTTTAGTGTTGCTTTTTCGATGTGTTCTAAGCTCTAGTGGATTtggtttgtgtgtttgtttaaGGCTTTAAGCATAATTAACAAACAAATTACTCTAACACACAACAAAGATAGGTAACTATTTCGTGATGTTAAATTTTAAAGATTATTTATATAGTTACTCAAAGTAAATGGACATATCTAATATACATACCTAATGGCTATAGGCCTACATATAACTGAAGGCGGTGTAGGTGCATAGACAACGCACATGTGACACCACTGGAATTACAAGCTACAGAAATCACTGTTTACCGACTGCAACAGCGAGCTGTGCGCTTGTTTACCTCTACGAAACCTAATAGAAGACCGAGTGTTACTAATTATGGACATAACTGGACTATGAATATAGACTCgcggtgctctaaaaatatgattttaagcaattaaatatttaagaaacatgtagattattatgttttatgtGGGCCTTTGAGTGTCGCTTCGACCAAGCTgtgatctattgtgacggccctttaaagttcattactaatgcccgttgAATCCAGGAAAttccagattctttgggccgtaatgCTCTGTACCTCATAGGGTTCCAGTATATGTCGCCCTAGGCAGGTACTTCTTTTGGACATTAGTGGTCCGCAGGAGCAGAGAATGTGCATAGCAGTCTCCTCTGACTCTTGGCAGAACCTGCATGTCGCATCTTGTTTTTTCCCTATTTGAAACATGTGTTTGTTAAACTTGCAGTGTCCAGTCAAAATTCTAGTGTAGAGAGATACTTGCATACCTTAATGAACTATTTATCTATCGTCTAGCAATAGCACGTCGCGCCTTATTGCGCGCGACCTGATAATACCTAGGTCAAGACGCGCTACGACGACGAAAGATGAGCAATGCGGGCACTCGAGCAGTAGGTATCGGGTATCCACCAAAATAAAATTCTTGTTACCGAAGAAAATAAAAAGCAATTATTAAGAGAATGTAAGCAATTCAAATGCACATTCCTAACCCCTTTTACGCGGCTAATCGGTGTTGATCAAATATTTAATTCTTTGACCGCCGCTATACGAGCCGGCGGCACTGGCAATGAAAACTCGTCCTAAGAAAACAATGTGTCCCAACAAAGAAAAACTTACCTAAATTTAAGTCCATACGGTTCAATTTCATACGACGTCCAAATTTTACGCTATTGAAACCGAAAAGCTAATCTAGCAAGTAGGTATGTAACACTTGAGAAATGAAACTCATTCAAAATATGCTAGATCTCTTTTTGATACCTAGTACCAATCCTAGTACCATTTCCGTAagtgcaaaaaacggcaaatttaaaaaatgcagGTGCGCTAGGTGCGAAGAGATATGTATTGTTccttagaaaatttgaatttcgcgcctttttcaactaacaaagttgtttgaccggcaTTATTTTACACCTATTTCGTGGTTAAGAGGCAATAActtagtttttgttttattttcagaaAAGAAGAGAGAAGACTACAGGCGCCATCTATTGTTAGTCCACTACATTTGGACGCTGCATGGGAGGCAACTGGTGGGAGGAGCAGCCTGCATGTCGCGTTACGTAACTTTGTTGTGGACGCGGAATGTTGTATAACATCACATTACATGCCAAGTTATTGATCAAACTACATTACATAACCTGATGTGGTAATGTCTTTTGTAATCGCTGAAGATGCTAattcaaacaaaattaaaatacagtTCATAGTTGATCATTTATATTAATCAAAGTTGTTCACATTTGGAAAAGAGTATAGACACATTTTGGTATATGATTGGTTACATAGAAGAGTttgcataacaatattatattaaatatgtattctCTACATATAATTATAGATTATTACGGATCCCCTGGATCTTTAATTTCTGAAATTGAATTAGCCTTCAACCTCTTAGCCTGTGTTGCTTCCCCATCATTATTCTCCTCCTTACATAATTCATGTAAATTATATttcttaaaattataataatcctCCACAATGCTCAACAGGCAGATTCCTTTTATAATTTCAACGATCACACAGAGCCCAGGGTTCTTCAAATCAGCCTTGTTACCGCCATTCTTTAGCGCTATCATTTCAGCGAGCTCCTTTATGACCAAGTCCCGAGACACACTACTGTTAAAGCGTTTATTAAAAATCACAGCAAACGTTGAAGACTCCTTCAGGAAATATTTGTCGAACAGCTTTCCGGCACACTCCATGATGTCAGGCAGGTTTGCTTTGCAAGTCGCCATGATGGGGAGTAAGCGCATGACATGCCGGGTTTTTTGGACTTTTGTTTCCGACAAGTCTTTGATTATGGCCATGGTCAGTTCTTCTGGACTGGGCAGATtagttttaatgaaaatgcagTTGGACGCGCCGGTCTCCACGACCTGAAAGCGTTTGTGCTTGAGCGACTTTTGCGAGTCGACTTTCATACACTCCACCTCTCGTTTTAGCGCATCGCCGATATCAGTCTCTTCTTCAGATTCACTGCCGGAGCGGTCCTCCGCCGCGGCCGCCGCCTCCTGTGACTTTTCACTTCCCAAATCTGGATACACCTTCTCCGCATACTCATTCAGCAGATTGTAAACTTCTTTCACGCAGTCTTTCTCCCTGAAGTTACACGTGCAAAAAAAGCCGCGAAAGCCGGGTTCCAAGAAATATTTGTTCCTACGCTTCCGAAAGTAGAACTTCTTCTTTTTTCTTGTGTCACCCATTATAACCGTTTGTATGTAGTGAACTAAAagatatcttttaacgaagccTGGACTCTGGAGTATGATATAACAGATTATTACGTATTGAATTGGAATTATAAACTCACAATCATACCATCAACATGTCAAGTTGTCAACAAACGTCAAACAAGTTGTCATTTAGGTTAAGACGTTTTTACGAACCTTAACTCTAAACACGTATCTTGCACGCATCGTGCATCTTAGGCAGTCTATACACGATAACAGGTGTCGAAGgaccaaggcctgttcacttcctaagaaagttatgtccccaaataattgcgcatgtgtgcgccttaagcttctatgtgtgcgttggcctccgggaaaaagttgcgagtaataaaaataaaaacatttttctacagcaacattgctcccaactctgatttaaattatcacgaattttatacaatattaatcataaaacgggacttaaaacgcttaaaacttaattacatgcgattaagttttataatgaatatttgcttccaactgtctttatcaatgttcataaaatatatggagggtaggtacgtctacccactcTGACTctaatgactctgtccaactgctgtggttaaagttcaaataatacatataacgtgtaccgctacgtaccacttaagactgtaagtctgtacctacatggattacagcaatgcacatagaaaatgtgctaaatgcggagcaacggctgttgaagcagccagagtgaaagttacaactttagtgggttcagaaggaaccgagtcataacgcatctggaaagcgtattaattaaccgtgaagaaatgtatgaatacaagttggaaatctgtgtaaaatgccgtgtgtaaagtgtagtgtatctgtgtgtaaagtgtaataggtaggcatgcctaatgttatttgtataaaaggtactgaaaactttgtgaatgcgctttattaatgtctatttttttattaagttgccagttgccagttttcagtgtatatttttatatgtaaaacattttttattaaataatatatataatgttataaacataaacatgccttttatttaaatcaattgataataccacaaacaaggggtaatatttgcatcttgcatatatttcgtgatatgaagataacaaatatgtttatcaacagaattactacctaccaatacccgccaggctaaaccggttgtcaactttagttccattggtacacaaagacggcgccactagtataaacgtataaacggttggggacatttttttgtatggagttaccgttcttctcctagtgagtattatattctttgcgaAGGACTAAGAATTTGCGAGAGAGGGATATCTCACTCTCACTTATGGGTTATGGGGCAGTGCACCGTGaacttggtgcggtgcgataatgtgtgccaaatttcattgCAGAACAGAGATTttggtattttagtcaaaatgtcgtcacccATACCTAGGCATGCCAGGGGCAAGCTAGGCTAGGTGCACCATTTAGGTCGATAGTTCAttacgtctcactctctcattaaagtaaaatgtgagacgcaatacacattgaacagctggaataccaccctaaccgAAGCAAAAAAGCCAAAAAGGTGCGGGCTGCCTACTTACTACAAATACTACAATGCATTTCTGCATCTCCGTCAAAATGGAGTGTGGTGAATTTTGTGACTCCAAAATAACAGGAAAAGTTTATAAATTCCTCATTGCGCTTGCCGTTTTATGTTTTATATGACATAGAGACGGgcctaagcccccattcgcacgccAGCTTGTtgaacgcgcgttaaaaaagcgtttgaatgacacaaatgtatagccatgtatgtattcacactaCAGCGGTAGCGCtttttatacttcgttttttttagcattagaaagaacttgcaagaaggtaagcgatcttgacatgtcttttaattgaaaaacgctttttaaaattcagaaactattacttatgaaagcagaagaatataaatgatcgtattagattcataattgttacatatttgccgcaacttatttttaaaatgtgtttttcaattaaaagacacttcaagattgtttacctaatttctaatgctaaaaaaaacgaactatagaaagcgttgttggattttcgactttaagccttggccgttaaatcgaatttagagtgcggacagattcaagcgcttttttaacgcgcgttggaAAAGCTGTCGTGTGAATGGGGGCTAATGGTGGTACCTCGGTCTGTACCAGTGGAGTCAAAAAGATTCTGTTAAATAGGTAAAAATATCATAGTGCCAAGTAAAgaaataactatttaaatagtaatttattttaaaatcacaTATCttattttatacagggtgattccggggtcgtggagcaagcgatcaaggcatgatacacaagcccatactgaacaacttttactatgggaccaactccgaaatcgcgaaaaaaaaaattggtagtttcatacatttcggccgatcacatgttgtcgtgttctatgggaaggccagttttttttcgcgatttcggatttggtccca
The sequence above is drawn from the Cydia fagiglandana chromosome 7, ilCydFagi1.1, whole genome shotgun sequence genome and encodes:
- the LOC134665970 gene encoding THUMP domain-containing protein 1 homolog, translated to MGDTRKKKKFYFRKRRNKYFLEPGFRGFFCTCNFREKDCVKEVYNLLNEYAEKVYPDLGSEKSQEAAAAAEDRSGSESEEETDIGDALKREVECMKVDSQKSLKHKRFQVVETGASNCIFIKTNLPSPEELTMAIIKDLSETKVQKTRHVMRLLPIMATCKANLPDIMECAGKLFDKYFLKESSTFAVIFNKRFNSSVSRDLVIKELAEMIALKNGGNKADLKNPGLCVIVEIIKGICLLSIVEDYYNFKKYNLHELCKEENNDGEATQAKRLKANSISEIKDPGDP